In Procambarus clarkii isolate CNS0578487 unplaced genomic scaffold, FALCON_Pclarkii_2.0 HiC_scaffold_118, whole genome shotgun sequence, the genomic window atcactctcttgagtcgatatatacaacaaaagagaacttctccccttttcaatatcttactcagtattttaacgagaaacaaatagttgatggaaagtgaagtatttaaggttttttcttatcatttatgtgtttgcttcatttttattgtatatataatgaattaataacaataaactgaaaattaacaaaaacgtggaaaacggcaaaatattgcctaattcgatgatattttgtttaagggggcttatcatcgcaaaaattcggaaaaatcgaatctttttgaaaaatttataaaaatactacaacgttctggcaacactttggcgcaaacccgagaatgttatgatataaattaaagtatttatggtacatttccatgcgtaattgtgcagaatccggtgccccgcggctgtggcgcgccaagagtattgcgtcatatgttctaaacgtcaattttttcgtaataacgtcggaaataactctgtatatatgacaacaaatatacactcaatggcaaccgtctgcttgtgcaggtgggtgagactaccagtcacatgttgtgtcctgttgagagtggaggGTGTTGATGCGCACTCCATTTTTGCTCCTGGAATCTCGCTTTTGTAGCGTCTAGCGCACAATGACCTATAAACGGAAGGGTCTGAATGCAAGAGTAGCCAATTTGACACGCGGTCGCCGTCGTTGGCTGGAAAGGAGAGACGCTGTAGCACAAGGGAGGTTATTATCAAGTGAAGCCCTCCCCGCCTCACCTGTGAGAGGCATGACGCAGCAGCCACACCCTGcttcgaccctcctcacacatcctcagcccctcgatgtgtatggaccggccacgacagtgccatctacatctggtgtggcagtgccatctacatctactgctgtggctggtgtggcagtgccgtctacatctggtgtggcagtgccatctacatctggtgtggcagtgccatctacatctggtgtggcagtgccatctacatctactgctgtggctggtgtggcagtgccgtctACATCTGGTGTAAGTCATACAAGTCGAAGtctggtaatatgtatgtgcaggatatatatatgtatatatattttttttttttcaatttttttttttcgtttgttatcaggggatgtgcatggaacttgcacaccttgctcaatggatgcctatctgcaagggtgccaattatgaacgaaatcggtcgatgacacactcgactacaggtggccgaactttgatcttattttactcaggtaagtaatttacaacttcaaggtgtttctcagctttcatttattaatcaatttacatgcaaattacaccttatatgtagggtttgtgcttctacaatcctattgagacattttagtccaaagtctatttgttgattttataaaaatttataaacatcaaatattgcatatttttggaagggtaactttgaataattatattattgcactaaacactttttttgataaaactgctcaatagaatcctttattatgtgctaaatgtaatatctgattgttatagaaatatttttgttgacacatgtgttccctgaaattatttgaaaatgttgaaaattcgttgcataatacgttgtgtattttttttctccttttctgtttagggtgtgatgctgaaacttggaccagttgcagctctttctataaccatttcataaataaatttataaacaaattgaacaatttttacgaaacccgtaatatgccaccttaaatcacatagaggaaaaagggatgataaacgtcaaaatattgctaaattcgatgatatttagtacaaaacaaaatgcaagaaaacttgcttaaaaatgcaaaatttgcgaaattttgagatttgaaggccaaatcacatatcgtgatactacatgaagtattatcgaaatattggtaaaacgaatatacttacgaAAAGTCACACTACAACGTAAAAAAAATGCtatatttccaaatttgaggattttaacttcaaatcatagagcgaggtttcgtattattttgatccaagaaaggacatatgacaatgttgtttctaatacaaatgataaaaccaatgtgttttcattagaattaactaaaatgttcctgattttccgtttatattaccgatggaagatgtacacgttaaaccgttctaatccg contains:
- the LOC123749510 gene encoding uncharacterized protein → MTYKRKGLNARVANLTRGRRRWLERRDAVAQGRLLSSEALPASPVRGMTQQPHPASTLLTHPQPLDVYGPATTVPSTSGVAVPSTSTAVAGVAVPSTSGVAVPSTSGVAVPSTSGVAVPSTSTAVAGVAVPSTSGGMCMELAHLAQWMPICKGANYERNRSMTHSTTGGRTLILFYSGCDAETWTSCSSFYNHFINKFINKLNNFYETRNMPP